The DNA sequence GATGCGTGTACGGAATTGTGTACTGAATGCTTTAATTCATCTTTATTTACCTTAACTCGCCTTTACTCGTATAAGCCTTATAAATAGGCATAATCATTAAGAAATGGCCTATCTTATGCTTTGTCTATTACCTGAAGAAATGATCAAATTAAGAAGGTGATAGTCCAGCTCCCGCTACTACTAGAAAAAAGCCTGATCAGCAATCGCTGATCAGGCTTTTTCGCTTTTTCGCTAGTTTGAGAAATCACTCTCATCGGATTCATTCGACTCGCGTTCTTCCCGTTCCCGGGTTTTGATAACTTTTTTGCTTAGCCGGTAGCTGAATCCAATAAAGGCAATCCGGCTTTCGCGTTTGCCCAGCGTGGTCGACAAAAAGTTGGGACCGAAGCTGTCGCTCTGAAACTGAAGGGTATTGAAAATGTCACTCACCCGAAAATTAAGCGTTCCCCGCCCGTTCATCACATCCTGTTTTACGCCAATATCGATGTTGAAAAAACTATTAATGGTGCCCTGCGCTACAATAAACGGCGACCGGTAGTTGACGGCCAATTGAATGGCAGTTCCGCGAGTGGGACGCAGATCGGTAGTGAGCCGACCTGTCCAGCTACGGTTGGTCCGGGTAAGAACACCGGGAATGTTTGCTCCGCCCTGAATAGAACGCTGGAAAAAAGTGAACGTACCATTGACCTTCCACCAGTTGGTGATGTCCTGATTCGCCACCACTTCCAGTCCGTAATTTTGCGATCGGTTCAGGTTAAGCGACGTTTGCTCCGTAATTCCATCGTCGCGGAGGGTGCGGTAACTGGTTATTTCATTGTTCGTTTGCCGATAAAACAGCGACGAGTTGATCGACGTCGTCTTGCCATTCCACAGGTAACTCAACTCCAGGGAGTTGATCAGTTCCGGGTTCAGCTGGGGATTACCGAAGCGAATATTTAGCGGATCGGACAGGTCGACGAAGGGATTGAGCGAACGCACCGACGGTCGGTTGATCCGGCGGGTGTAGTTGACCTGTACTTTCTGGGCGTCGCTCAGATTATAATTGACGAACGCGCTGGGAAACAGGTAGATATAGTCGAGTTTGCTTCGCTGGCTGGTAGTACGCTGATCAGTCAGAATACTGGTGTATTCCGTCCGTAAACCAGCCTGGTAACTGAACTTCTTAATCTCATTCCCGAAATTGACATAGGCGGCACTGGTGTGTTCATTGTAGATAAAGTTATTACTGATATTGGGGTTAAGCACCCAGCTATCGCTAAACAGGTTCTCGAACACATAGTCGGCACCCAACTGGCGATACGTGTATTTCAGGCCCGTTTCCAGCCGCTGTTTATTTTTGAGCGGGTTCACAAAATCGGTCTGCACTACCCCAACCCGGTTATTCCGGGCATTACTGGCCCGCTGCTGACCAATCAGAAAATTGGGTGTCAGCAGGTTTTCGGGCAAAGTCGTTTCATTGGAAAAGAGTTGATTTTCCGTACCCCGGTTAGTCGATAGTGTAGCATCAACAGTTAACTCCCGGCCTTTTTTCTCGAACGTCCGGCGGTAACCAGCGGTGTAGTCAATACCCGTTTCGGGCTCTGTTTCTTCGGTCGACCGGCGGGTCTGGCCCAACGATACCCGGTTGGCATCCTGCGTGTTAAAGATTTCAAATTCGGAATCATAACTGTACCGGGGACGATACAGAGCCGACACGGTGATGTTGTCGCGGGCCGACAGGCTATAATCGAAACCGAGCCGCAGGTTGTTGTTCACACTTCGACGAACGGCGTCGTTTCGCTGGGATAGAAAGCTGGTAGAATCGGTAAACAGGTTTTGCCGATCCGATATACGGTACTGAAAACGCCGAATATCCCGGAAGTTATAACTACCGAAGAGATTAAGCTTTTTAAACCGGGCATTCAGGTTCACCGACGCATTGTATTTATCGCGGGTCCCTGCGTTGAACTGAACGGTTCCGTTGAAACCTGGTGCCCGCTCTTTTTTCAGGATGATATTGATAATGCCCGATGCGCCATCGGCATCGTAGCGGGACGAGGGATTGGTAATAATTTCAACACGTTCTATGTTGCTGGCCGGGATCTGGTCAAGCACAGCCTGCCGATCGAGACCAGTCAGCCCCGACGGCTTACCATCAATCAGGACAATGACGTTGCTGCTGCCACGTAAACTAAGGGAGCCGTCAACATCGACCGTTACAGACGGCACATTCTGCAAAATATCGATAGCTGACCCACCCTGCGCAATCGGTAGCTGATCGACATTGACTATTTTCCGATCCAGCGAATATTCGTATGCCTGCCGCTGGCCCTGAACAACGACTTCATTCAACTGCTTTGCGGTTTCAGTCAGCACAACAGTACCCAGATTAACTGAAGTCTTATTCGCACTGATGGTAATACCTGACAGTCGTTTGGGCGCAAACCCGAGGCTCTGAACAAGCGCGTAATAAACACCGGGAGCTACGTTATTGATGGTGAAAACGCCCTTCTCATCGGTTAATCCACCCGTAACGGAACTCGAGTCCCGGGCCAGAAAGAGGCCAATACTCGCAAATTCGACCGGTTTACTCTGGCCATTCTGTTTGGCGGTTAGTCGCCCGGTCAACGTGCCGATGGCGGCACCGGTTGCCGGGTTCGCTTCGGTACTGTCGGTTGCCGACTGGGCCAGGGGCGCGGGTAGTTCAGGAGTCTCCCGGCCTACGGTGTCGAGCCGATCGGCGGAGTTACGTTGCGTGGTATCGGGCCGGGTAGGTACTGCAGGACGCGTCGTATCTGGCTGCATACCCAGCGCACGCAGTACGTTGGGCCGGACCGGCGCTGGCTGCTGCCCCCTGACTTCACCGAGCAATAGGTTTGTGGTAATAACGGCCGAAAAGACGAGACTATAGTTCATGTGGAAAAGGTTAGGGTAACGGTAAGTAAAGTGAGTGCATAGCCGCTGATAATAAGCCCGTTGTGGTATATGCACGTGTATGATAGAATGATAATAACTAGAAATATAGAATTGGTGGATTTGTTATGGTATACGTCTTCCCGAAGCGAGCGGGTTGAGCGCAAACCAGCTCGATTGCCTCCAGGGGCAACTTAAGCAGACCTTAGAATTTGCTTAGAAATGCAAAAGGGGCCGAGTGAGCCGACCGGCTCCATCTCTCCTGCGTTTGTTTGTCGATCACCCCCGTACACCGAAGGTGGGGCGACTGATGAATAGGCGGAGTAGGTACCGAAAGCCGGATGGTTA is a window from the Spirosoma rigui genome containing:
- a CDS encoding outer membrane beta-barrel family protein; translated protein: MNYSLVFSAVITTNLLLGEVRGQQPAPVRPNVLRALGMQPDTTRPAVPTRPDTTQRNSADRLDTVGRETPELPAPLAQSATDSTEANPATGAAIGTLTGRLTAKQNGQSKPVEFASIGLFLARDSSSVTGGLTDEKGVFTINNVAPGVYYALVQSLGFAPKRLSGITISANKTSVNLGTVVLTETAKQLNEVVVQGQRQAYEYSLDRKIVNVDQLPIAQGGSAIDILQNVPSVTVDVDGSLSLRGSSNVIVLIDGKPSGLTGLDRQAVLDQIPASNIERVEIITNPSSRYDADGASGIINIILKKERAPGFNGTVQFNAGTRDKYNASVNLNARFKKLNLFGSYNFRDIRRFQYRISDRQNLFTDSTSFLSQRNDAVRRSVNNNLRLGFDYSLSARDNITVSALYRPRYSYDSEFEIFNTQDANRVSLGQTRRSTEETEPETGIDYTAGYRRTFEKKGRELTVDATLSTNRGTENQLFSNETTLPENLLTPNFLIGQQRASNARNNRVGVVQTDFVNPLKNKQRLETGLKYTYRQLGADYVFENLFSDSWVLNPNISNNFIYNEHTSAAYVNFGNEIKKFSYQAGLRTEYTSILTDQRTTSQRSKLDYIYLFPSAFVNYNLSDAQKVQVNYTRRINRPSVRSLNPFVDLSDPLNIRFGNPQLNPELINSLELSYLWNGKTTSINSSLFYRQTNNEITSYRTLRDDGITEQTSLNLNRSQNYGLEVVANQDITNWWKVNGTFTFFQRSIQGGANIPGVLTRTNRSWTGRLTTDLRPTRGTAIQLAVNYRSPFIVAQGTINSFFNIDIGVKQDVMNGRGTLNFRVSDIFNTLQFQSDSFGPNFLSTTLGKRESRIAFIGFSYRLSKKVIKTREREERESNESDESDFSN